DNA from Daucus carota subsp. sativus chromosome 1, DH1 v3.0, whole genome shotgun sequence:
CCACTAAGCATGGAACTGTTTCCGAATTTTTATTAGGATTACAATTGACTAGATTCATGATTTCgttcttttttaaatttgtactTTTGAGATATTCTAATTTAGAGCTTATGCGTTATCCGTATACATGTCCAAAATACTAATATCTTGATTACATCTTTTCATTCCTATTTGTTCACCAGTCTCACAAACGATTCATGCTACAGAAGAAAATTGATTTGAAGAAATATTAGTACAAGGGTAGATTGACTTCTAGGATGGGAATAGAATTAGTGAAGATATACAAAATTGGATGTGGACATGGGGACCTGTGGTCAATCAATTGCCATCGGAGTTATTCGCCTCCTGGCAGGCTTCCCTTCAGTGGCTGTATTCACTAATTTTGGCGACTCTTGTTTCTGCTCATTAGTGTCTCCAGTTGGCGATGGTTGTTTCACTGCATCAGTTTCTGCAGGCAATTTTTGGTTATCTTCACTCTTCTCAGCTGGAATTGCTTGTTTCccagcaccattttctgcttcAGCATCTCTACAAATTTCATCTTTACGTGTTGTTGCTTCCGTCATCCTGACATCCTCGGGTTTCTTTGTAGGAGTAAACTCATTACTTGTGTCATTTTTATCCTCTAAGTGGTgtcatgaaacaaaaacagGAGGGAGGGCCAAGAGGAGATCATAAGAGGAAAATATAGCTGAAAATTGGAAATTAATCGAAGCTAACAAAAACATAACTACAATAAACTTCAAGTTACCTGATGAATAGATGGGGGACCCTAGCTCATCATCCACAAATTCTACTAAAGAACAGTAACCGTCCTGGGAAGATATTGCGAGATATTTGCCGGTAGGTGACCTAAAACAAACAACAATGTCAGAATCTAATCAACGCAATGCAAGTTCTTGCTTGTCAGCAAGTGATAACAATAGGCATGCTGCAattcatcaaatattatatttaccATGAGATGTCAGTTATAGCTGCATAGTGAAGTCCAGCATATACTGCTATTGGTTGAACACTTTCTGTATCATAAATGTATAAAGAGTTCAACGTAGCAACTGCAAAAATAAAGCGGTACGGAAGCTTGAAGAATGCAGCTGCATAAGTCACACAAGACAATAAATCAGTGGAATTATTGACAAGTCTTTAAAGAGATAGACTTGATAATTAGCtgtcaaaaaacaaaaacaataaaaaatctaattaataaatttacatGCAGTGGTTCCACGCAGACTAAAGGCTTTAGGGCAGAAGCGTACTGCAACAACAGGTTTGCTTGCACCAGGGAGCAGAAGAGCTGGTCTGCAAATCATAAGAATTTGAAGATCTACGACAATCAGAAAACATTTAACAAGACCCATGCTTAATTTTTGCTGAAATTGACCTCCAAGGATCTCTTTCGAACAGAGAAACATATGCGGACACTATAAGCAACTTGGACTTAATACCAACGTAACTATTGTGACAGACTAATTACTAACAagtcttaaaaaaattaaaataagaaattgTTTGTCGGTATCTTACCTAGAAAGTTCTTTTCGAGAGAAAACGTAAGTAGTATTTATTGGTTCTGAAACAGGTGAAATTTTGTAGGATCCTGCAATCATAAAATATTTCACATCAAAAACATcttttgcaaataaatatacagGTGCTTTTAGCTTTCAATAACTGAAGGGGTATGAAACAGAGATCTCAGAGTGTAGCTAAAATAACCAGAAATAGGGTGTTACCTGCAGGCACAAGTAAAAATGATCCATCAGGTGACCAGGATAATCTCCGGAAAAAAGATGGCAGTGTCTCGTCATGAAAAAGATGGCCTTTGGCAGACTGCATTCAGCAGTAAATCTTTAATCATAATGAATCTACATATAGTTCGCCTTGTGGAAAGTGGTAAAATAAATTCTAACCTTAGAATTATCTACAACTTCAAGATCCACTTTAGTAACGATATGCTGACAAACATAGTTCATCTTCTCGATTCCTTTTGCTTTAGTTGGCTTATTGACACATATCCGAAGCGATCTATCAGAGCTAAGTGAGGCAACATATTTGGCCAGGGGATCCCATGCCACGCCTTGAACATAATGGCAATGAGCTTCCAGAATCTGATGAACAGAACCTAAAGAGAGCAGAACATATAATTTAGCTTATGGCAACAGGAGCACATCATAAGCTACAGGAAGGCACACCTTTGTTCATATCCCATATTATGCAAGAATTATCTACAGATCCAGATATTAAAAATGCCCCATCAGTAGACCACTGAAGGTCCAAGACATCCTTGCGGTGAAACCTGTGCAGCAAACACTTGCCAACTAATAAGTCTAGCAACtgaatatatcataaatattattctcaaCAAGCCCAGAAAATGTTAACTAAAAGTTTGAGGCAACTTTAAACTTGACATAAACTGTTCTATATAAATATGACAAGCCTTACGATAATGTCTTTAGGACTTTCCATGATTGACCAGCATCACTGGAATGTAACTTCCATAAGATCAGTTCACCGCCTATAATAGCATACCTCAATTACATTAACTAAGGAAAAACATTGTTTGATTATTATTGTAATAGAAACTTGAAAATGAAGTAAATCAAATCATACCGTCAGCACCAGAGGCAAGTTCTTCCCCTGCATAAGTTACAAATATATTAGCTCCAAATTAGTGAAGCATGACATTAATTTCTTCCGATCTAATAACATGGTCACATGTGTAATTAATTATCAGATGATAGAAAATTATATCAACCAAGCAAGGATCATATAGGTAGAAGACCAAAAGACTAAGGAAGCTAGAATGCCAGTACTCGTGAGTGATGAGAAATCAGGAGCAAACAGCCCCAGAAGCCCTATATTTGTTGCAAGTGTGAC
Protein-coding regions in this window:
- the LOC108213613 gene encoding chromatin assembly factor 1 subunit FAS2, with amino-acid sequence MRGGTVQINWHDTKPVLTLDFHPFSGLLATGGADFDIKLWLINSGEGEKKVPSATYHNSLSYHGSAVNVLRFSPSGEELASGADGGELILWKLHSSDAGQSWKVLKTLSFHRKDVLDLQWSTDGAFLISGSVDNSCIIWDMNKGSVHQILEAHCHYVQGVAWDPLAKYVASLSSDRSLRICVNKPTKAKGIEKMNYVCQHIVTKVDLEVVDNSKSAKGHLFHDETLPSFFRRLSWSPDGSFLLVPAGSYKISPVSEPINTTYVFSRKELSRPALLLPGASKPVVAVRFCPKAFSLRGTTASAFFKLPYRFIFAVATLNSLYIYDTESVQPIAVYAGLHYAAITDISWSPTGKYLAISSQDGYCSLVEFVDDELGSPIYSSEDKNDTSNEFTPTKKPEDVRMTEATTRKDEICRDAEAENGAGKQAIPAEKSEDNQKLPAETDAVKQPSPTGDTNEQKQESPKLVNTATEGKPARRRITPMAID